The bacterium genome segment GTAGAGAGTAGTTTGACGAAGATATCAAACTCTACTCTCTACTGACTACTGACTACTCTCTACTAACTATTTACAATAGTGGGCGAATAGCTCAGCGGGAGAGCACTTGCTTTACACGCAAGGGGTCACAGGTTCGAAACCTGTTTCGCCCACCACTTTCTGGTAACTGGTGAATAGTTACCAATTACCACTTATCAAACAATGGGGTCGTGGTGTAGCATGGTCTAACACACCAGTCTGTCACACTGGAGATCGCGGGTTCAAATCCCGTCGACCCCGCCAGTCGTTAGTTTGAATAATTTCGGCAAACAAATATCTTTTTTTGTAACCATTCACCTCACCACAGAGACACAGAGACGAACCAACCTTGCTCACAAAAAACCTTGACTTTTTTAGCCGCATCTTCTATAATAGAGATTGAAATAAAGAGGAGGTAGCAATGAAAATATCCAATCCTCATGATGTCTTCTTTAAAGAGGTCTTTTCTGATAAAGAAAGAGTTGTTGATTTCATCAACTCTACTTTACCTGAGGAGTTGAAGAAAAATCTTGACCTATCAACCCTAGTGTTAGATAATAATTCTTATATCGATGAGGAACTAAAGGAGAATTTCGCGGATATAGTTTATAATTGTCTCTACAGTGGCAAGGTCAATATCAAGATTTCACTTTTATTTGAGCATAAGAGTAAGCCAGTGAAATATCCACATTTACAGCTTCTCAGGTATATGCTGAAGATATGGGAGAGGAATATCAAGCAGAAAGAACAGTTAATTCCCATAGTTCCGCTTATCTTTTATCATGGTAAGCAGAGGTGGGAATTAAGAAAGTTGAGTGATTATTTTGAGGGAATAGATGAGGTATTGAAGGGATATTTACCCGAGTTTAATTATTTATTGACCGATTTATCCTGTTATAGTGATGAGGAGTTA includes the following:
- a CDS encoding Rpn family recombination-promoting nuclease/putative transposase — protein: MKISNPHDVFFKEVFSDKERVVDFINSTLPEELKKNLDLSTLVLDNNSYIDEELKENFADIVYNCLYSGKVNIKISLLFEHKSKPVKYPHLQLLRYMLKIWERNIKQKEQLIPIVPLIFYHGKQRWELRKLSDYFEGIDEVLKGYLPEFNYLLTDLSCYSDEELKGRVFINEALKVSLLVLKNIFDKKRLREHIEGFFAIGKMYYEEERGLKFLEGVIRYIYSSTEIKPEEVIEAVKSVSEKGGEVAMTTAVKLREQGLQQGLQQGLQQGAYNKAVETAKYLYSKGVDLELIAEATKLSLDELKRLIN